The Acidimicrobiales bacterium genome contains a region encoding:
- a CDS encoding YraN family protein, with product MERPGGPGGIGQHRRALGAQGEDLAARWYEERGWTVLARNWRCGRLGELDLVAGRRGVVVVCEVKARATAAFGIPAEAVTPAKQARIRRLAAAWLAQSGARGTVRFDVACVLAGEIEVIEAAF from the coding sequence GTGGAGCGACCGGGCGGGCCGGGGGGGATCGGCCAGCACCGCCGCGCCCTGGGGGCCCAGGGCGAGGACCTGGCCGCCCGGTGGTACGAGGAGCGGGGCTGGACCGTCCTGGCCCGCAACTGGCGGTGCGGCCGGCTCGGTGAGCTGGACCTGGTCGCCGGCCGCCGAGGTGTGGTGGTGGTGTGCGAGGTCAAGGCCCGGGCCACGGCCGCCTTCGGCATCCCGGCCGAGGCCGTCACCCCGGCCAAGCAGGCCCGCATCCGGCGCCTGGCCGCGGCCTGGCTGGCCCAGAGCGGGGCCCGGGGCACGGTGCGCTTCGACGTGGCCTGCGTGCTGGCCGGCGAGATCGAGGTGATCGAGGCCGCCTTC
- the rplS gene encoding 50S ribosomal protein L19: MNRLDVIDIDTIATSGGARAEAVPDFGAGDTLKVHVRVIEGNKERVQIFQGAVIRRQGSGVRETFTVRKVSYGVGVERTFPLYTPNVSRIEVVSRGDVRRAKLFYLRDRVGKAAKIKEKRTP; encoded by the coding sequence ATGAACCGCCTCGACGTGATCGACATCGACACCATCGCCACCAGCGGCGGGGCCCGGGCCGAGGCCGTCCCCGACTTCGGGGCCGGTGACACCCTCAAGGTCCACGTGCGCGTGATCGAGGGCAACAAGGAGCGGGTGCAGATCTTCCAGGGCGCGGTCATCCGCCGCCAGGGCTCCGGCGTGCGCGAGACCTTCACCGTGCGCAAGGTCAGCTACGGCGTGGGCGTGGAGCGGACCTTCCCCCTCTACACCCCCAACGTCAGCCGCATCGAGGTCGTCTCCCGGGGCGACGTGCGGCGGGCCAAGCTCTTCTACCTCCGTGATCGGGTCGGCAAGGCGGCCAAGATCAAGGAGAAGCGCACCCCCTGA
- the trmD gene encoding tRNA (guanosine(37)-N1)-methyltransferase TrmD, translating to MRVDVFTIFPPMLEDFAARSLLGRARDRGLLDVRVHDLRAGTDDPHRSVDDAPFGGGAGMVLRAEPVARVVEAAEPPRPLLLLGPGGRRLDQGVARELAAGTGFSLLCGRYEDVDHRVRAHVVDGELSVGDYVLAGGEVAAMVVLEAVGRLVPGVMGNEASAEEESFAEGLLEYPQFTRPADWRGHEVPEVLRSGDHARIAAWRRAQALHRTAALRPDLVAARGGLGPEDQALMAAHPPVDGLLGPA from the coding sequence GTGAGGGTCGACGTCTTCACCATCTTCCCGCCCATGCTGGAGGACTTCGCGGCCCGCAGCCTGCTGGGCCGAGCCCGCGACCGGGGCCTGCTGGATGTCCGGGTCCACGACCTGCGGGCCGGCACCGACGACCCCCATCGTTCGGTCGACGACGCCCCCTTCGGCGGGGGAGCGGGGATGGTGCTGCGGGCCGAGCCCGTGGCCCGGGTGGTCGAGGCCGCGGAGCCGCCCCGGCCGCTGCTGCTGCTGGGCCCGGGCGGGCGCCGCCTCGACCAGGGCGTGGCCCGGGAGCTGGCCGCCGGGACCGGGTTCTCGCTGCTGTGCGGTCGCTACGAGGACGTCGACCACCGGGTCCGGGCCCACGTGGTCGACGGCGAGCTGTCCGTGGGCGACTACGTCCTGGCCGGGGGCGAGGTGGCGGCCATGGTCGTCCTGGAGGCGGTGGGCCGCCTGGTCCCCGGGGTCATGGGCAACGAGGCCAGCGCCGAGGAGGAGTCCTTCGCCGAGGGCCTGCTGGAGTACCCCCAGTTCACCCGGCCGGCCGACTGGCGGGGCCACGAGGTGCCCGAGGTGCTGCGCTCGGGCGACCACGCCCGCATCGCGGCCTGGCGCCGGGCCCAGGCCCTGCACCGCACCGCCGCCCTGCGCCCGGACCTGGTGGCGGCCCGGGGGGGCCTGGGGCCCGAGGACCAGGCCCTCATGGCCGCCCACCCGCCCGTCGACGGGCTCCTGGGACCGGCCTGA
- the rimM gene encoding ribosome maturation factor RimM (Essential for efficient processing of 16S rRNA), translated as MTLPAGLLEVGRVDKVHGLGGEVVVTLTSDRAERVAPGARLWVGPDEREVVASRPHQRRWLVRFAGMERREDAEALRGAVLRAAPLDVDDGTLWVHELVGATVVLPDGQAVGTVEAVQENPAHDLLVLDGGGLVPLVFVTDASGLPGRVVIDPPEGLLSL; from the coding sequence ATGACCCTTCCCGCCGGCCTGCTGGAGGTCGGCCGGGTCGACAAGGTGCACGGCCTCGGCGGGGAGGTCGTGGTCACCCTCACCTCCGACCGGGCCGAGCGCGTGGCCCCCGGCGCCCGCCTGTGGGTGGGTCCCGACGAGCGCGAGGTGGTGGCCTCGCGGCCCCACCAGCGGCGGTGGCTGGTCCGCTTCGCCGGGATGGAGCGGCGCGAGGACGCCGAGGCCCTGCGGGGCGCGGTGCTGCGCGCCGCGCCACTCGACGTCGACGACGGCACGCTGTGGGTCCACGAGCTGGTGGGGGCGACGGTGGTGCTGCCCGACGGCCAGGCGGTGGGCACGGTCGAGGCCGTCCAGGAGAACCCGGCCCACGACCTCCTGGTCCTCGACGGCGGGGGCCTGGTGCCGCTGGTGTTCGTCACCGACGCCTCGGGCCTCCCCGGCCGGGTCGTGATCGATCCCCCCGAGGGGCTGCTCTCCCTGTGA
- a CDS encoding KH domain-containing protein, translated as MSVDDGVDTADEMDDAEVDADVAGTDDGADEVGADDGPLVPTAATVLEYLTKALVADPDGVQVEVDDTEGITLNVTVADGDMGRVIGKRGRVANAIRVVGRAAAAKDDEAGVAIEFVD; from the coding sequence GTGAGCGTCGACGACGGGGTCGACACGGCTGACGAGATGGACGACGCCGAGGTGGACGCCGACGTGGCCGGAACCGACGACGGGGCCGACGAGGTCGGTGCCGACGACGGGCCGCTGGTCCCCACCGCCGCCACCGTGCTCGAGTACCTGACCAAGGCCCTGGTGGCCGACCCCGACGGGGTGCAGGTCGAGGTGGACGACACCGAGGGCATCACGCTGAACGTCACCGTGGCCGACGGCGACATGGGCCGGGTCATCGGCAAGCGCGGCCGGGTGGCCAACGCCATCCGCGTCGTGGGCCGGGCCGCGGCGGCCAAGGACGACGAGGCCGGCGTCGCCATCGAGTTCGTCGACTGA
- the ffh gene encoding signal recognition particle protein → MFDALTDRFEGIFSRLRGKGRLGEDDVDDVLREIRLALLEADVSFTVVRGFVSRVRERCVGLELSGALNPAQQVIDVVHQELIATLGGETLRITYASKPPTVILMAGLQGSGKTTTSAKLARWFKAQGRNPLLVGADLQRPAAIEQLRTLARQVDVPVLSRDDEAIGGEGGDPVAVAQRAVGEARRLGRDVVIVDTAGRLSIDAELMDEVRRISEATQPQYTFLVVDAMTGQDAVTTAENFHATLELDGVILTKLDGDARGGAALSVKEVVGRPIAFASNGEKLADFDLFHPDRLAGRILGMGDVLTLIDKAKEAFDEDQAEEAAQRLIDGQFTFEDFLEQMQQVKKMGPISGLIGMLPGVPKELRNQEIDDRELGRLEAMITSMTRKERLQPDIIDGSRRSRIAAGSGTDVTEVNALLDQFRQMQKMMKSFGLGPKKAKKGGRKGKKGGRTTPKGGHPKGQAPRAVPGLAGPDGGGFQLPGLSGPTVPT, encoded by the coding sequence ATGTTCGACGCACTGACCGACCGCTTCGAGGGCATCTTCTCCCGGCTGCGCGGCAAGGGCCGCCTGGGCGAGGACGACGTCGACGACGTCCTCCGGGAGATCCGCCTGGCCCTGCTGGAGGCCGACGTCAGCTTCACCGTGGTTCGGGGCTTCGTGTCCCGGGTGCGGGAGCGGTGCGTGGGCCTGGAGCTGTCGGGGGCCCTGAACCCGGCCCAGCAGGTCATCGACGTCGTCCACCAGGAGCTGATCGCCACCCTGGGCGGCGAGACGCTGCGCATCACCTACGCCTCCAAGCCCCCCACCGTCATCCTGATGGCCGGCCTCCAGGGCTCGGGCAAGACCACCACCTCGGCCAAGCTGGCCCGCTGGTTCAAGGCCCAGGGCCGCAACCCGCTGCTGGTCGGGGCCGACCTCCAGCGCCCGGCGGCCATCGAGCAGCTCCGCACCCTGGCCCGCCAGGTCGACGTGCCCGTCCTCAGCCGGGACGACGAGGCCATCGGTGGCGAGGGCGGCGACCCGGTGGCGGTGGCCCAGCGGGCGGTGGGCGAGGCCCGGCGCCTGGGCCGCGACGTGGTCATCGTGGACACCGCCGGCCGCCTCTCCATCGACGCCGAGCTGATGGACGAGGTGCGGCGCATCTCCGAGGCCACCCAGCCGCAGTACACGTTCCTGGTCGTCGACGCCATGACCGGCCAGGACGCGGTGACCACGGCGGAGAACTTCCACGCCACCCTGGAGCTGGACGGGGTCATCCTGACCAAGCTGGACGGCGACGCCCGGGGGGGCGCCGCCCTGTCGGTGAAGGAGGTGGTGGGCCGGCCCATCGCCTTCGCCTCCAACGGCGAGAAGCTGGCCGACTTCGACCTGTTCCACCCCGACCGCCTGGCCGGTCGCATCCTGGGCATGGGCGACGTCCTGACCCTCATCGACAAGGCCAAGGAGGCCTTCGACGAGGATCAGGCCGAGGAGGCCGCCCAGCGGCTGATCGACGGCCAGTTCACCTTCGAGGACTTCCTGGAGCAGATGCAGCAGGTGAAGAAGATGGGCCCCATCTCCGGGCTCATCGGGATGCTGCCCGGCGTGCCCAAGGAGCTGCGCAACCAGGAGATCGACGACCGGGAGCTGGGCCGCCTGGAGGCCATGATCACCTCGATGACCCGGAAGGAGCGCCTCCAGCCCGACATCATCGACGGTTCCCGCCGGTCGCGCATCGCCGCCGGCAGCGGCACCGACGTCACCGAGGTGAACGCCCTCCTCGACCAGTTCCGCCAGATGCAGAAGATGATGAAGAGCTTCGGGCTGGGCCCGAAGAAGGCCAAGAAGGGCGGGCGGAAGGGCAAGAAGGGCGGGCGCACCACGCCCAAGGGAGGCCACCCGAAGGGCCAGGCTCCCCGCGCCGTGCCCGGCCTCGCCGGCCCCGACGGCGGCGGGTTCCAGCTCCCCGGGTTGTCCGGTCCGACGGTGCCCACTTGA
- a CDS encoding YtxH domain-containing protein — MFLFRLLFSPVKIVLFVARVLGYNRLFLFLLGVAVGLLVAPTTGAEMRRRLQEEVEKRMDRVAEPVTPAQVAGEAVTPEV; from the coding sequence ATGTTCCTGTTCCGGCTGCTCTTCTCGCCCGTCAAGATCGTGCTGTTCGTGGCCCGGGTCCTGGGCTACAACCGCCTGTTCCTCTTCCTGCTCGGTGTGGCCGTGGGCCTGCTGGTGGCCCCCACCACCGGGGCCGAGATGCGCCGGCGGCTCCAGGAGGAGGTCGAGAAGCGCATGGATCGGGTGGCCGAGCCGGTCACCCCGGCCCAGGTGGCGGGCGAGGCGGTCACCCCCGAGGTCTGA
- the ftsY gene encoding signal recognition particle-docking protein FtsY, with product MEIVVALIVVAALVAATAWFVTARRPGRGPELEPPSSPRPGGITLAPPRDEPAGEVGVAEAPPAPEVVAPVRPSFRDRLGKARSTVSGYLGSILSRSGIDEETWEDLEEALIRADVGVGPTTEVLDALRARVKEQGIETSEDLLEALKAEVKARLQVEDRSLRADEGRTNVWLFVGVNGVGKTTTIGKLGKREAEVGRTVVMAAGDTFRAAAAEQLGTWAERAGATLVRGAEGADPSSVVFDGITKAAAMGADLVLADTAGRLHNKSNLMDELRKVRRVADKDPGHVTETLLVLDATTGQNGLAQARVFTEAVDVTGVVLTKLDGSARGGIVVAIQAELGIPVKLVGLGETVDDLVAFDPDEFVDALFATT from the coding sequence ATGGAGATCGTCGTCGCCCTCATCGTGGTCGCCGCCCTGGTGGCCGCCACCGCCTGGTTCGTCACCGCCCGCCGGCCGGGTCGGGGGCCGGAGCTGGAGCCGCCGTCGTCGCCCCGCCCGGGCGGCATCACGCTGGCCCCGCCCCGGGACGAGCCCGCCGGCGAGGTCGGGGTGGCCGAGGCGCCCCCCGCCCCGGAGGTCGTGGCCCCCGTCCGGCCCTCGTTCCGGGACCGGCTGGGCAAGGCCCGCTCCACCGTCTCGGGCTACCTGGGGTCGATCCTGTCCCGCTCGGGGATCGACGAGGAGACCTGGGAGGACCTGGAGGAGGCCCTCATCCGGGCCGACGTGGGGGTGGGGCCGACCACCGAGGTGCTCGACGCGCTCCGGGCCCGGGTCAAGGAGCAGGGCATCGAGACCTCCGAGGACCTCCTGGAGGCGCTCAAGGCCGAGGTCAAGGCCCGCCTGCAGGTCGAGGACCGGTCCCTGCGGGCCGACGAGGGTCGCACCAACGTGTGGCTGTTCGTGGGCGTGAACGGCGTGGGCAAGACCACCACCATCGGCAAGCTGGGCAAGCGGGAGGCCGAGGTGGGCCGCACCGTGGTCATGGCCGCGGGGGACACCTTCCGGGCGGCGGCGGCCGAGCAGCTGGGCACCTGGGCCGAGCGGGCCGGGGCCACCCTGGTGCGGGGGGCCGAGGGCGCCGATCCCAGCTCCGTGGTCTTCGACGGCATCACCAAGGCCGCGGCCATGGGCGCCGACCTGGTCCTGGCCGACACCGCCGGCCGCCTCCACAACAAGTCCAACCTGATGGACGAGCTGCGCAAGGTGCGGCGGGTGGCGGACAAGGACCCGGGCCACGTCACCGAGACGCTGCTGGTGCTGGACGCCACCACCGGCCAGAACGGGCTGGCCCAGGCCCGGGTGTTCACCGAGGCGGTGGACGTGACCGGTGTGGTCCTGACCAAGCTCGACGGCTCGGCCCGGGGCGGCATCGTGGTGGCCATCCAGGCCGAGCTGGGCATCCCGGTGAAGCTGGTGGGCCTGGGGGAGACGGTCGACGACCTGGTGGCCTTCGACCCCGACGAGTTCGTCGACGCCCTCTTCGCCACCACCTGA
- a CDS encoding acyltransferase — MAADPETPAGTGARTSPRPLRHIPALDGLRAVAVVGVMLFHGGVSWAPGGFLGVDVFFVLSGYLITTLLLRERVGEGHIDLRAFWVRRLRRLLPALLLLLAAIGIAAPFLVEPVERANVRGDGLAALGYVANWRFIVTEQSYFAGVPSPLRHLWSLAVEEQWYVVFPVVVAVALRGARRVTPLLAGLVVAAVASALWMAHMVSGTVDPSRAYYGTDSRAHSLLVGAILAVVAAQWPLHRYRRTLAGAGLVGATGVVAAYALVQESDTWMYRGGFLALAALSAALVAGIALPRPDLPLARVLAARPLVAIGKVSYGLYLWHWPVNVALTPRRTGLDGSGWWQEPALLALRTAVAVAVTVASYHLVEVPVRRRGLDGLRLRVPGLRRSRPAAVAMCGALVVWLLVAGTLRVPDGGAATQAAGLDPRVAAAPRGVPEQPPEPVPTIPAEIRAVIEANGIPPVPADRPVRVLSVGDSVAFTLSFENPVVPPSLEVASGAIVGCGIVDGFALPDGRIDPSAVNCGDWALHWQNLAADSQPDVALVQFGAWEVFDHKVGRRTVRSGTREMAELMRVGFDRGVAALLAVKPDVRFMFLGVPCMHEEDLELGGGDSARNDPERVAWVNGVIEGYARDLGDRATYVDLGELVCPGGELRDQVDGVPLQSDGLHYTQAGTGPVWRWLAERIVPFAQQPIEAPAPAPAPADGRADGAPTTPPAAGAGAPPA, encoded by the coding sequence ATGGCCGCCGACCCCGAGACCCCCGCCGGCACCGGGGCCCGGACCTCGCCGCGGCCCCTGCGCCACATCCCGGCCCTCGACGGGCTGCGGGCCGTGGCCGTGGTCGGCGTCATGCTGTTCCACGGCGGGGTGTCCTGGGCGCCCGGGGGGTTCCTGGGCGTCGACGTCTTCTTCGTCCTCTCCGGCTACCTCATCACCACCCTCCTCCTGCGGGAGCGGGTGGGCGAGGGCCACATCGACCTGCGGGCCTTCTGGGTCCGGCGCCTGCGGCGCCTGCTGCCGGCCCTGCTCCTGCTCCTGGCGGCCATCGGCATCGCCGCCCCGTTCCTGGTCGAGCCGGTGGAGCGGGCCAACGTGCGGGGCGACGGCCTGGCCGCCCTGGGCTACGTGGCCAACTGGCGCTTCATCGTCACCGAGCAGTCGTACTTCGCCGGCGTGCCCTCGCCGCTGCGCCACCTGTGGTCCCTGGCCGTGGAGGAGCAGTGGTACGTGGTGTTCCCGGTGGTGGTGGCCGTGGCCCTGCGCGGCGCCCGGCGGGTCACGCCCCTGCTGGCCGGCCTGGTGGTCGCCGCGGTGGCCTCGGCGCTGTGGATGGCGCACATGGTCTCCGGCACCGTCGACCCGTCCCGGGCCTACTACGGCACCGACTCCCGGGCCCACTCGCTGCTGGTGGGGGCCATCCTGGCCGTGGTGGCGGCCCAGTGGCCCCTGCACCGCTACCGCCGGACCCTGGCCGGGGCCGGGCTGGTGGGGGCGACCGGGGTGGTGGCCGCCTACGCCCTGGTGCAGGAGTCCGACACCTGGATGTACCGGGGCGGCTTCCTGGCCCTGGCCGCCCTGTCGGCCGCCCTGGTGGCCGGCATCGCCCTGCCCCGGCCCGACCTGCCCCTGGCCCGGGTGCTGGCCGCCCGCCCGCTGGTGGCCATCGGGAAGGTGTCCTACGGCCTGTACCTGTGGCACTGGCCGGTGAACGTGGCCCTCACCCCCCGGCGCACGGGCCTGGACGGCTCGGGCTGGTGGCAGGAGCCGGCCCTGCTGGCCCTCCGCACGGCGGTGGCCGTGGCCGTCACCGTGGCCTCGTACCACCTGGTCGAGGTGCCGGTGCGGCGGCGGGGCCTGGACGGCCTGCGCCTGCGGGTGCCCGGCCTGCGCCGGTCCCGACCGGCGGCGGTGGCCATGTGCGGGGCGCTGGTGGTGTGGCTGCTGGTGGCCGGCACGCTGCGGGTGCCCGACGGGGGCGCCGCCACCCAGGCCGCCGGCCTCGATCCCCGGGTGGCCGCCGCCCCCCGGGGCGTGCCCGAGCAGCCGCCCGAGCCGGTGCCCACCATCCCGGCCGAGATCCGAGCCGTGATCGAGGCCAACGGCATCCCCCCGGTGCCGGCCGACCGCCCGGTCCGGGTGCTGTCGGTGGGCGACTCCGTGGCCTTCACCCTCAGCTTCGAGAACCCCGTCGTGCCCCCCAGCCTGGAGGTGGCCTCGGGGGCCATCGTGGGCTGCGGGATCGTCGACGGCTTCGCCCTGCCGGATGGCCGGATCGACCCCTCCGCCGTCAACTGCGGGGACTGGGCCCTGCACTGGCAGAACCTGGCCGCCGACTCCCAGCCCGACGTGGCCCTGGTGCAGTTCGGGGCGTGGGAGGTCTTCGACCACAAGGTGGGGCGCCGCACCGTGCGCAGCGGCACCCGGGAGATGGCGGAGCTGATGCGGGTCGGCTTCGACCGGGGGGTGGCCGCCCTGCTGGCCGTCAAGCCCGACGTGCGGTTCATGTTCCTGGGTGTGCCCTGCATGCACGAGGAGGACCTGGAGCTGGGCGGGGGGGACAGCGCCCGCAACGACCCCGAGCGCGTGGCCTGGGTCAACGGGGTGATCGAGGGCTACGCCCGGGACCTGGGGGACCGGGCCACCTACGTGGACCTGGGCGAGCTGGTGTGCCCGGGCGGCGAGCTCCGGGACCAGGTCGACGGGGTGCCCCTCCAGAGCGACGGGCTGCACTACACGCAGGCCGGCACCGGGCCGGTGTGGCGGTGGCTGGCCGAGCGCATCGTGCCCTTCGCCCAGCAGCCGATCGAGGCGCCGGCCCCCGCCCCGGCCCCGGCCGACGGGCGGGCTGACGGGGCGCCCACCACGCCCCCGGCCGCGGGGGCCGGGGCACCACCCGCGTAG
- a CDS encoding trypsin-like peptidase domain-containing protein translates to MALVMALLGALAVGGTGVAIGQALGDQPERTAVTATPVAEETTPTVPGAAGAEEPVAAVAATLGPAVVQIETGQGLGSGFVYDAGAGLVMTAAHVVDGASQVTVRLADGRSVDGTVVGADDGSDVAVVQVEADGLTAAALALDEPVEVGQLAVAIGSPFGLDQTVTSGVVSAVGRTVETPGGAIPMIQTDAPINPGNSGGALADRQGRVIGVNDSIASESGGNVGVGFAVPIATAKEVADALVAGEPITNGYLGVGAADPTDGRTGALVQQVEGDGPAAAAGVEVGDLVTRLDDTPVESAADLVAGVRSRAPGTEVTLGIDRRGQASEVTVALGEAPVR, encoded by the coding sequence GTGGCCCTGGTCATGGCCCTGCTCGGGGCCCTGGCCGTGGGTGGGACCGGCGTGGCCATCGGCCAGGCCCTGGGCGACCAGCCGGAGCGGACCGCGGTGACCGCCACCCCCGTCGCCGAGGAGACCACCCCCACCGTGCCCGGCGCCGCCGGGGCCGAGGAGCCGGTGGCCGCGGTGGCCGCCACCCTGGGCCCGGCCGTGGTCCAGATCGAGACCGGGCAGGGCCTGGGCTCGGGCTTCGTCTACGACGCCGGGGCGGGCCTGGTCATGACCGCGGCCCACGTGGTCGACGGGGCCTCGCAGGTCACGGTGCGCCTGGCCGACGGCCGCTCGGTGGACGGCACGGTGGTGGGCGCCGACGACGGCTCGGACGTGGCCGTGGTCCAGGTCGAGGCCGACGGCCTCACCGCCGCCGCCCTGGCCCTGGACGAGCCGGTGGAGGTGGGGCAGCTGGCGGTGGCCATCGGCAGCCCCTTCGGCCTGGACCAGACCGTCACCTCCGGGGTGGTCAGCGCGGTGGGCCGCACCGTCGAGACCCCCGGCGGGGCCATCCCCATGATCCAGACCGACGCCCCCATCAACCCCGGCAACTCGGGCGGGGCCCTGGCCGACCGCCAGGGCCGGGTCATCGGCGTCAACGACTCCATCGCCTCGGAGTCGGGCGGCAACGTGGGCGTCGGCTTCGCCGTCCCCATCGCCACCGCCAAGGAGGTGGCCGACGCGCTGGTGGCCGGCGAGCCCATCACCAACGGCTACCTGGGGGTGGGGGCCGCCGATCCCACCGACGGTCGCACCGGCGCCCTGGTCCAGCAGGTGGAGGGCGACGGCCCGGCCGCGGCCGCCGGCGTCGAGGTCGGCGACCTGGTGACCCGCCTGGACGACACGCCGGTGGAGTCCGCCGCCGACCTGGTGGCCGGGGTGCGCAGCCGGGCCCCGGGCACCGAGGTCACCCTGGGGATCGACCGCCGGGGCCAGGCCTCGGAGGTCACCGTGGCGCTGGGCGAGGCCCCCGTCCGCTGA
- a CDS encoding phosphatidylinositol-specific phospholipase C1-like protein produces MSPRPHMHRFLVAGALALAVLGVGSGPVDAVAVDDLRINQLQVVGSHNSYHLAASPAESGLRRQFIGDGDDLMQYTHAPLPEQFQSQKVRQIELDVFRDDAGGAYADPLIRAAAGEGPYDPAMQEPGTKVLHVQDVDYRSTCLSLVACLGAVEAWSSANPGHMPIAILIELKDSEVGLDGFPFVVPEPWDQGAMDRLDDEILGVVPRDQIITPDDVRGSHATLEEAILTDGWPTLGQSRGKVLFLMDNGGGYRTDYLAGHPTLEDRVMFTNAGPGDPDAAFVKVNEPVGQVEHIQQLVADGYVVRTRADADTLQARNGDTSTRDAAFASGAQWVSTDYPTPSYAAPFGTGYVVEIPGGTVARCNPVNAPPDCVSAQIDTIFTPYPAVPPAPPPEQRTAAPPAAPVPARARFTG; encoded by the coding sequence GTGAGCCCACGTCCGCACATGCACCGGTTCCTGGTGGCGGGGGCGCTGGCCCTCGCCGTGCTGGGCGTCGGGAGCGGCCCGGTCGACGCCGTGGCCGTCGACGACCTGCGCATCAACCAGCTGCAGGTGGTGGGCAGCCACAACAGCTACCACCTGGCTGCCTCGCCGGCCGAGAGCGGGCTGCGCCGCCAGTTCATCGGGGACGGCGACGACCTCATGCAGTACACCCACGCCCCCCTGCCCGAGCAGTTCCAGAGCCAGAAGGTGCGCCAGATCGAGCTCGACGTCTTCCGGGATGACGCCGGCGGCGCCTACGCCGACCCGCTCATCCGCGCCGCCGCCGGCGAGGGGCCGTACGACCCGGCCATGCAGGAGCCGGGCACCAAGGTCCTCCACGTCCAGGACGTCGACTACCGCAGCACCTGCCTGTCGCTGGTGGCCTGCCTCGGAGCCGTCGAGGCCTGGTCGAGCGCCAACCCCGGCCACATGCCCATCGCCATCCTGATCGAGCTCAAGGACAGCGAGGTCGGCCTGGACGGCTTCCCCTTCGTGGTGCCCGAGCCCTGGGACCAGGGGGCCATGGACCGCCTGGACGACGAGATCCTGGGCGTCGTCCCCCGGGACCAGATCATCACCCCCGACGACGTGCGGGGCAGCCACGCCACCCTGGAGGAGGCCATCCTCACCGACGGGTGGCCCACCCTGGGCCAGAGCCGGGGCAAGGTCCTGTTCCTGATGGACAACGGCGGTGGCTACCGCACCGACTACCTGGCCGGGCACCCCACGCTGGAGGACCGGGTGATGTTCACCAACGCCGGGCCCGGCGACCCCGACGCCGCCTTCGTGAAGGTCAACGAGCCGGTGGGCCAGGTCGAGCACATCCAGCAGCTGGTGGCCGACGGCTACGTGGTCCGCACCCGGGCCGACGCCGACACCCTCCAGGCCCGCAACGGCGACACGTCGACCCGCGACGCCGCCTTCGCCAGCGGGGCCCAGTGGGTGTCCACCGACTACCCGACCCCGTCCTACGCGGCCCCCTTCGGCACCGGCTACGTGGTCGAGATCCCCGGCGGGACGGTGGCCCGCTGCAACCCGGTGAACGCCCCGCCGGACTGCGTCTCGGCCCAGATCGACACCATCTTCACCCCGTACCCGGCGGTCCCGCCCGCCCCCCCGCCCGAGCAGCGGACCGCCGCCCCCCCGGCGGCCCCCGTCCCCGCCCGAGCCCGCTTCACCGGCTGA
- a CDS encoding PIG-L family deacetylase, with protein MATLVCFHAHPDDESIGTGGTMALAARAGHRVVLVVATRGERGEIVPGVLHEGEQLALRRTAETYASAAALGVARVEFLGYVDSGMVGEATNDEPWTFWQADVDSAARRLASILTEEEADTLTVYDDHGGYGHPDHIQVHRVGVRAAELAGVPRVVEGTINRTALRRMLALVAAGGGPELPEGAAPPDPDEMDLGVEEHLLTHRVDVAAAVEAKRASMLAHRSQMADDHFLLAMPPEVFAVAMGVEWYIGHGPVGDEGCPLHGIAEPFTAP; from the coding sequence ATGGCGACGCTGGTCTGCTTCCACGCCCACCCCGACGACGAGAGCATCGGCACCGGGGGCACCATGGCCCTGGCCGCCCGGGCCGGCCACCGGGTGGTGCTGGTGGTGGCCACCCGGGGCGAGCGGGGCGAGATCGTGCCCGGCGTCCTCCACGAGGGCGAGCAGCTGGCCCTGCGCCGGACGGCCGAGACCTACGCCTCGGCCGCGGCGCTGGGCGTGGCCCGGGTCGAGTTCCTGGGCTACGTCGACTCGGGCATGGTGGGTGAGGCCACCAACGACGAGCCGTGGACGTTCTGGCAGGCCGACGTGGACAGCGCGGCCCGGCGGCTGGCGTCCATCCTCACCGAGGAGGAGGCCGACACCCTGACCGTCTACGACGACCACGGCGGCTACGGCCACCCCGACCACATCCAGGTCCACCGGGTGGGGGTGCGGGCCGCCGAGCTGGCCGGCGTGCCCCGGGTGGTGGAGGGCACCATCAACCGCACCGCCCTGCGCCGGATGCTGGCCCTGGTGGCCGCCGGGGGCGGCCCCGAGCTGCCCGAGGGGGCGGCGCCCCCCGACCCCGACGAGATGGACCTGGGGGTCGAGGAGCACCTCCTGACCCACCGGGTCGACGTGGCCGCCGCGGTGGAGGCCAAGCGGGCCTCGATGCTGGCCCACCGGAGCCAGATGGCCGACGACCACTTCCTCCTGGCCATGCCCCCCGAGGTGTTCGCGGTGGCCATGGGGGTCGAGTGGTACATCGGCCACGGCCCGGTGGGCGACGAGGGCTGCCCCCTGCACGGCATCGCCGAGCCGTTCACCGCTCCCTAG